The following nucleotide sequence is from Solea senegalensis isolate Sse05_10M linkage group LG19, IFAPA_SoseM_1, whole genome shotgun sequence.
TTGAGCTCAATCTCTAcgatacaaaataaaaagtagttTCCACTTAAAGCCGCTGACATCTGTGAGAGTTTTGACTGAGCTGTCTCGTCTCCTTGTCTCCCTGCAGACAGAGTTTGTCTCCCAGCAGAGACAAAcggtggagagagggaggagagcggACGGTCCGATCCTGGCAgggcagtggaggaggaggaggaggaggagggagtatGAGCCGAGGAGCAGCTCCTTCACCTTCATCCATCCAACCCTCTTCTACGTCATCCTCCTCAGTCCATTTCTGCTCCGCCCCACACAACAACAGAGCGCCTTCCTCCCGCAGCAGACCCCCGCACCAGAATCACTCACATCCTCAGTCCCACCACAAGAACGATGAATCAAACGTACCCCAGCTGCAGCCCAGAGAGCGACAGGGCCCCAAAGCTCAGTCAGAGCCTGCGGGAGACAGGGGTGTGGTCAGCAAAGGTGGGCGTGGCACTGGTGGGCGTGGTGGTTCCTCTGTGGTCTTTGAGAACAGTTCCATTACCCGGGGGGTTGTTGAGGATCAGGACCTGAGCACGAGCACCGTGACAACGGCGTCGCAGTCAGGCGGTTACCAGTCGCCAAGGCGACAGCAGCAGGAGCGAAGTGGCGCCGACCAATCTGTGTCCGGATTGGCTGCCTCCTCCACTTCTGACCCCGCCCTTCACTCATCATCAGCTGCAGCCACTCGGGAAGCTTCTCCTCCCACTGAGCGGCCAGTGGAGCGTAAATCTTACTCGCTGGCTCGCAGGACTCGCTCACGGCCCGCGGACCTGGGCAGCAAACAGCCCTCCATGGAGGAGTCAACGGGCAGTGGGAGCACCTCCTCTCCTGGCAGTGCAGGAGGGAGAGCCTGGactggagggggagggggaggaggagcaggactGGCGGAGCTGGACCAAGATGTGGCCCGACTCAGTCTGGCTGGACAGAGCTGGAGTCAGAGCCCGACGTCGTACATGCGATCTGAGATGAGGGGTGAGTGGACGCTGATTCATAAGTCCTGAAAATATGCAAAATTTAACAGATGAATTATTATCTATGTAATATTTAGCAGaggaatctggtgtatttagagacggCACTACTGACAGCCGACCATCGTGACCACGTtcactggtatttcagttcagtgtctgtCAGGGTCATGCAGAAAGTGGGttctccgtatccaacgcaacctggatcatttctccatgcactccccacatccaagtcatgatgtatgcagtgttaccaaccaagctggcagacccccaaACCGTAAtaaggagaccaccgaagaccgctagctcctttagctcatTATGGCAACAGCACACTAAACCACggcactgtgtctgtgttgaagAACGGTGCTTTATTCACAGCAGTGCagggtgatacacagcctctcttattattgtacaagggacatttagaatagataaaaatgtgattcatcgccacttaactatgacattaatgcgttTGATCgggattaaatattttaatggttGGACAGCACTAAATTGATGATTTGTTTCGTGTGGATGGCGCCGGTTCCCCGTCCTTACAGAACCTcaccgtctgtctgtccgtccacaGGCCTCCCCAGCCCCATGCACATCTCCGGTGGCCCCCCCCCTCAGTTCTCCAGCATGGAGGAGATCGGCGTCGGCTCCAGTCGAGCCAAACGCTACTCTTCCCAGCGACAGAGAGCCGTACCTGAGCAGACTCCTCCCATGCACCTGGGTGTGATGGAGGGACATTACTACGAACCCAGTAAGTCGTCCTCTGTTCTTGAATGATAAAAACTTTGgggaaatgtattatttttgtgtggacacttttaTCCGCGGTGGAAACTGCAGAGAACAAACCGCCGCCTCGCGTGGTTCACGAGAGCCGCTTCCAGCGATACTTTCACACGACGAAAGCTAGCGGTGAAACTCGCCGTCACGCCGTGTCGTAAACCACACGAGACGACGGTTTGTTCTCTGCAGACGTTCCCACCACAGAGAGGAACCATGGGAGAAGAAACACGCTGCCGTCACTACGTCACTAAACGTGGTGTGAACACGGCATAGCGGTGAGCTAAAGACGTGGACACGTTCTCAGGGGCAGGCGTGTGAAAACCTGTGTTGCACTTTGTTGTCCTCACCAGCAGAGGTCAGTATAACTGAAGGTTTACTGAAGACTTTGTTGTCTCTCGCTGAGAGGATGATTTCATACGTGTTTACATTCATAAACTACAATATGTTtcaggcaagtgtgtgtgtgtgtgtctctgtgtgttggtgtgtgagtgtgtccgtgtgtgtgtctgtgtgtctctgtgtgttggtgtgtgagcATCTGTCCGTGTGTCCACTGCTGATCATGATAACTTTGTTGTCTTCCCTCTATCTCAGTGTCGTACCAGGGACCAATCTACACCCACGGGGATGGCCCCGCCCCCATCCCACCGCAAGGCATGCTGGTCCAGCCTGAAATGCACATCGCTCACCCCAGTCAGTGCAGAAGCTCTTTTATATATTTCTAAAAGTGTCAAAGTTCACCTTAAGTCACTCACATTTCCTCTCTCCAGGTCTCCACCCACACCAATCAGGCGGCCCAATCACTAACCCCGCCCTCTACGGAGGCCcacctgtgtctctgtcaccGGGGCAACCACAGCAACTGCTGCCACCACCTTTCTACCCTCCTCCAGGGGTCATGACCTTCCCTTACCCCACCATGTACCCAACCCCACAGGTAAGTTTGTCACtatcccacaccaaagtccatggagaaaatcagctttCTGCACAGAGTTGACAAGTTGAATGAAGCTGGAACTGTATATGCTGCACTTTTATTTGAGCATtattgtattacattacattacatgtcatttagcagagaAGGTTCTATTCATTTCTTGTTGTTTGCAGTATTTGACATAAGCTGTAATTTAAGTTAATGCTGCAATTGCACTTTTATTTaagacatattttatttattggagTATTgcagcagtattttttttatatttgttatacattttatttgtatgtttcatACTGACAGCTAAAACTGTTTAACTGTTGTGTTTAATTGTTTACTAATTAAACTGATGttcattctgaaaaaaaaagacgtgaacatgtgctTACGATGTCAAAAATGGTGTAAAACTGaacgtcacatgatcactgcgTTGGTCCACCGTCATAGTTGATGGTTAAGGTGAAATTTAAGGGAAAACAATTGTCAAATGGAAGGTTTTATTGATGTCCGTCTGAGAATACAGTTAGACTTCACATAActcatgtgtgtgcgtgtgtttcagGGTCAGACCCAGGTGACCTACGGGGGTGTGACCTACTATGACACGATGCAGCAGCAGGCCCAGCCCAAACCCTCGCCCCCCCGCCGCACATCCCAGCCAGTCACCGTTAAGCCCCCCCCTCCAGAGGTGCGCTTTGTGTCAGAgtgaccccgcccccctcacCCCTCGACCGCCCTGCCCCCTCGGCCTCACTCTGCTCTGAGAACCACAGGTGAGTACATGCCGCACTGACGTCGTGTGACACTCGGATCATGACGTCGTGTGACACTCGGATCATGACGTCGTGTGACACTCAGATTATGACGACGTGTGACACTCAGATTATGATAAAGTGACGCTCAAATAATGATGTGTGACACTCAGATTATGACGTCGTGTGACACTCGGATCATGACGTCGTGTGACACTCGGATCATGACGTCGTTTGACACTCAGATCATGACGTCGTGTGACCCTCTTATTATGATAATGTGACACTCAGATTATGACGAcgtgtgacactttttttttttttccaggagcAGGGTGGGAGGAGTCGGTAAGGAGCCGCGATTTCCTACACCAACCAACAGCAAGGGCGGTGCAGGGGCGTgaagacggacagacagaggcGGAGACTAACTCTGCACAAGACCACAGCATCACTGTTGCCCCTCCCCCTTTTGTTTCTGACCCTGTAGCAGTCGTTCCATGACGGCGAGTCGCCAACGCACAGGTTTGTTCCTGCCAACGTGTCTTTGAGCAACAACTGAAACAGTGAGAAAGTAACGAGTTCCAATCCCTCAAAGTCACTTTTTGAGTTTAGTGACGGCTTCGTTGTTTTTGTGTCGTCGTCTCCGTTTACTTCACTGTCTGGTTCGCAATGTAGGAAACATGAGGTTTGCTTTCTCATTTTCTCGAGTGAATGAGATAAAATAATCTGTTATGTTGTGATAATGTCTCGTTATCTCCCGGAGATAATTCTCGTTAAGATAATGAGAAAACGCGGCGTGGCTGTTCACCGAGAGCAAAGCAGACGACAGATTATTAATCTGGTCACAGATTAATCACAAACTGTGGAAACATCTGTTTCAGGAGGGAcagcctcctctctcctccctcctttcctcctccctgctcctcctctctcctccctcctcccctctgctgACTTACATGATGAACTGCGACTATTTTCCACGTGAACTGAAactcgtgtttttttgttgtttgtttttggctcctccccctgATGAGCAGAGACAGTTTGAGTGTAAACACGACGTGTCCAGCGgggggcgctgctgctgctgtacatatgtgtgtaaataGAAGCTGGAGCAGATGAAAACTATAGTTATGATGCGAGCGCATCGGCAGGGACTTTGAACGTTAACCATGATTCATTTAGAGAAACGGAGTTcacgtttttctttctttgtcactttctttttttaactgtaattttttattattgttattattagtgaaCACAGGAGTGATAACTATTATTAGTTTGGCTTGTTAACGCGTCGTTATTACTGTAACCACaacgttaaaaaaagaaagtcgtTGATTATTGCTTTGATCATTGGTTTCCTCTGATGTTGAAGACACTgtaaggcttttattttgaaaggttcaTTACCATCAGTATTCTGAGCAGGTGCTTTGATGTTGACCTCAGTGTCTGTGTCGTAACGAGTGACTGCTGTTTAttccttgacctttgacctgagcTGACAacaccttttattttctttttttcactctttaaagtcacagtttgtgttttttttctttttaaagtgagtTTGTGTAAGGTTCTGACGGCGAGAACCAAACATctctacatcacatgatcacgtctttatctcactgttagacagacgtgtgtaaaccactcactctcccacaccaaagcccacagagaaaatcagtgattttagctggcagggacacaggagctgctggtctactgctgcctcgtgtggtcactctgtgtcactaatttaagtctaaattaaatcaaatgccGAATTGGAAAAATCAGATGTTTGAACtcggtgatggaggcagcagtggatcaacaacgcgtgcgtgtgtgtgtgtgcgtgtgtgatgttaaaacctCAGATTTTCtgtgtgggctttggtgtgggagagtgagtgagtgaatgtgtcagtacctcaaacaaacagtttaaaggaacaaaacctgaactatccctttaatgtcaCAGTAGagttgagtttgtgtttgtatgtggaGAACGCTGTCGTCCACGCAGGATCAATAAAGAACACGACGATAACGACACTGTTCATTgccttctgtttgtttgttagcacCTGAGCTAGCGTCTTAAAAAGCTACCACACTGTTTCTTAACTCACAGATTATCACAGATTATCTACAGACTTCATGTGCTCTGCACTGGCCACGACAAACGTTTTCTCCAGCTGCAGTCACAAGAAATCTACATTTTTTGTAACACACTCGTATTTAACATCCTGATATTGAATTAAACCTCCGACCACTAGTCGGCAGCAGAGGTTCAGCCGTTTCCTCTCGTCAGACCCAAAACTCTACACAGCTTGTGCAAAATGTGTTATAAAGACCTAAATATCTGATAATTGTCAGTTTAAGCTCCGCCCCCCAAATAAACTGACAAGATAAATGAGcagaagaaaggagagaaggagatgaGAGCCTCCTAAATTATCGTGCTGTCATGGTCACATGCCCTGTAGTAACCACGACAACAAGCTCATTCAGCcaatgattgacagctggtgagTTTCATGTATATAAAGCTGATGTAACATCTGTTCAACCAATCACGCGTCAGACTCCTCCTTTCCTTATTCAGCTTAAGGTATAATAAAACTAAAgcatatattttaaaacagtTCATAAGAGTagatttgagtttgtttttaattgaatgaaacgtgatgttggagtgtgtgtgtgtgtgtgtttgtgtttgtgttacagtgttacagtgttgtCAACCTGatcaaatgacacacacagtaacgTGACACTGTCAGTTAAGGGCTGCAACCCATAGCTGATGAATTAACTTTTACTAAATGAAAAGTCGACTGTTTGAACTTAAAaacctttttctgtcatttttcagcttcttaaatgtgaatattttctagtttatttgctccagaaaaacaaagaaataatttgtggacaaaaataaagacgtttgacAAAAACTGATAAACGACGATGGAACTAATGTCTAGTTAGCGAAGGACATATATATGTCTTCATTTCTTAAAGTTGCAGTACATAACTTGTTTGTTCGGTTacagggagcgtttgtgtgtatacagcagcagagcaggggccgGTGGAGAAGAGGAGCGTCTTCATCTCATCAAAAAGTCCTTTCTGAAACTTTCAGATTATAAAAATACTTCTGGCTGcattcatgacatcatcatacacacaggaggagaataCGACAATTCATGTTCCCGGGTTCAAACTCTGGTTTAATCCTGACGTTAAAAAATCATGTTCTGGCGTTTAATAATAATCTCATATTAAATCCTTAAATcttgttacatttttacagtgtaaatgaaTAACACGTCATACTGTGAGACTGTTTCTAATCGtaatctgtgtttatattattGTTCAAATATGAAcgtcttctgtgtttttttcactgacAACAGTTTTACaagagtgtgaatgtgaatgcgCGCGTCCCGACGCGTCTGCCTGTTTTGTCGCGAGCGCGCAACTGCAGCAGATCAGAGCGtgcacgagagagagagcgagcgagtttgtgtgtgtgtgggtgaggtgggtgaggagggtgaggcAGACTCTGCAGTAtctgacctaaaaaaaaaaacagctccttctgctgcagctgaaaaatcCCACAGTCCTTAAACGCACCGCGCGGGCgggttcctcctcctcctcccccccccctcagGTGTGTGCGGACGCTGAATCTCCCGCTAACGTcgagccgccgccgccgtcgccATCGTTCACCGCGGACAAACCAGCAGCGCGGGCCCCGCCGTGTCCCGCAGAAACCACCGGGGAGCTGCACGGACTCAGGCCGGAGCAGCAGCTGCCTCCTTCGGCTTCGTGGTCTTCGGGTTTTTCCGACGCTCCGTGCCGGAGCTCGGTGTGTTTACGCGGCGGCCGCAGAGTGAGCAGAGAGCAGCGGAGGAGGACGCGGTGAACCCGCGGAGCTGCGGAGAAAAGAAGACAAGTAGACGGACACAGAgattctcctccacctcctcttcctccacttcctcctcttcttcctcctccaatGGGTTAAAATCGGGTCGTTGTTCCGGAGAAACCTCGCGGAGCCTTGGAGCGTCACACCTGCTCACCCCCACCTGCAGGGGCCGTATGATGTAGGCAGCACCTGCctccttcttcacctcctcactGTCCCATTGCATCTTcatcacacctcctcctcctccacagcatcagtctcccccctcctctccctcctgcgGCCCACCATGCCGGCGGGGATGAAACCTCTGGAGAAGT
It contains:
- the casc3 gene encoding protein CASC3, with amino-acid sequence MADRRRRRRRASQDSEDDDESGSSSDSVKSGSSATKTRARDPVPAEATVARPEAKSDVESECESEDGVGEAVLSDYESADPEENGSHSEGVEEEEEAEQYSDEEAPAAASEPKPSAPDNPTQEEQGEQVVEEEEEAAEEAAEREGGGHGKDKSKAEDKENLAGERQSGDGQESTDDPETKAVVKPGQKLDDDEDRKNPAYIPRKGLFFEHDVRGHAQEEERPKGRNRKLWKDEGRWEHDKFREEEQAPKSREELIAIYGYDIRNGGGAGNRPYRQRRPRQSLSPSRDKRWREGGERTVRSWQGSGGGGGGGGSMSRGAAPSPSSIQPSSTSSSSVHFCSAPHNNRAPSSRSRPPHQNHSHPQSHHKNDESNVPQLQPRERQGPKAQSEPAGDRGVVSKGGRGTGGRGGSSVVFENSSITRGVVEDQDLSTSTVTTASQSGGYQSPRRQQQERSGADQSVSGLAASSTSDPALHSSSAAATREASPPTERPVERKSYSLARRTRSRPADLGSKQPSMEESTGSGSTSSPGSAGGRAWTGGGGGGGAGLAELDQDVARLSLAGQSWSQSPTSYMRSEMRGLPSPMHISGGPPPQFSSMEEIGVGSSRAKRYSSQRQRAVPEQTPPMHLGVMEGHYYEPMSYQGPIYTHGDGPAPIPPQGMLVQPEMHIAHPSLHPHQSGGPITNPALYGGPPVSLSPGQPQQLLPPPFYPPPGVMTFPYPTMYPTPQGQTQVTYGGVTYYDTMQQQAQPKPSPPRRTSQPVTVKPPPPEVRFVSE